One region of Nothobranchius furzeri strain GRZ-AD chromosome 16, NfurGRZ-RIMD1, whole genome shotgun sequence genomic DNA includes:
- the slc35g1 gene encoding solute carrier family 35 member G1, whose product MGECNHGTPERALTGVDKVTVVFHKVVSHDKHTQELGEDDEPSEETVHLRSNCLNHEDAENRQDEERSSEGSLEGGEQETLCPAFCVRGEWLTSSRERGARGDKPKRCPGLGLFYAILATVFFSIIHFLVKTIQDIHAIEISAIRCFFQMLFVVPLLIHHKTGFLGPRDKRIYLVLRGFFGSNAMILLYYAVQQMSLADATVIMFSNPVFTSLLAWIFLKEKCTIWDCVFTVFTITGVILIARPPFLFGEHPAGIEGNYANHVKGAIAAFAGAVAASFTFVILRKMGKSVHYYLSVWYYAVVGFIESVITVSILGEWKIPNCGRDRWIMMLIAILGIVGQTFLTKALQIEKAGPVALVRTVDVVLAFFFQFIFFNQALTWWSLGGALCVVVSTSGVAVRKWYTNSRKP is encoded by the exons ATGGGCGAGTGCAACCACGGGACACCCGAACGAGCTTTAACCGGAGTGGACAAGGTGACAGTGGTGTTTCACAAAGTTGTCAGCcatgacaaacacacacaagaaTTAGGAGAAGACGACGAGCCGTCAGAGGAGACTGTACATCTGCGGAGTAACTGTCTAAACCACGAGGATGCTGAGAACCGACAGGACGAGGAGAGAAGCAGCGAAGGTTCACTGGAAGGCGGCGAGCAGGAAACGCTGTGTCCGGCATTCTGCGTCAGAGGCGAGTGGCTGACGTCTTCCCGAGAACGGGGCGCACGAGGAG ACAAACCAAAGAGATGCCCAGGTCTGGGTTTGTTCTATGCCATCCTGGCCACTGTTTTCTTCTCCATCATTCATTTTTTGGTGAAAACCATCCAGGACATCCACGCCATTGAGATCAGTGCAATACGCTGCTTCTTCCAGATGCTCTTTGTTGTGCCGTTACTCATCCACCACAA AACCGGTTTCCTCGGTCCCAGAGATAAACGTATTTATCTGGTGCTTCGAGGGTTTTTCGGCTCCAACGCCATGATCCTGCTGTACTACGCAGTTCAGCAGATGTCACTGGCAGATGCCACCGTCATCATGTTCAG CAATCCGGTCTTTACCTCCCTGCTGGCTTGGATCTTCCTGAAGGAGAAATGTACAATCTGGGACTGTGTTTTCACTGTCTTCACCATCACCGGCGTCATCCTCATCGCCCGCCCGCCGTTCCTCTTCGGGGAGCATCCCGCTGGCATCGAGGGCAACTACGCCAATCACGTCAAGGGGGCCATTGCCGCCTTTGCAG GAGCGGTCGCAGCATCTTTTACATTTGTCATCCTTCGTAAGATGGGGAAGAGCGTCCACTACTACCTCTCCGTGTGGTACTACGCAGTCGTCGGCTTCATCGAATCCGTCATCACCGTATCCATCCTTGGCGAGTGGAAGATCCCAAACTGCGGTCGTGATCGCTGGATAATGATGCTGATCGCCATTCTAGGCATCGTTGGCCAGACCTTCCTCACCAAGGCGCTGCAGATAGAGAAAGCCGGACCTGTAGCCCTGGTGAGGACAGTGGATGTGGTGCTGGCCTTCTTCTTCCAGTTCATCTTCTTTAATCAGGCACTGACATGGTGGAGCCTCGGAGGGGCGCTGTGTGTAGTGGTGAGCACCAGTGGAGTAGCAGTTAGGAAATGGTATACCAACTCTCGAAAACCTTGA